A genomic segment from Anopheles maculipalpis chromosome X, idAnoMacuDA_375_x, whole genome shotgun sequence encodes:
- the LOC126562053 gene encoding kinesin-like protein KIF19, whose product MSRTPGSNGTGLQPGINPRPNNVTLPSRGLASSSNGNNGGTRLPTSIPPPGNVVPYAHGTEERLMVTVRIRPLSDTSETNCIQAQPHRAGSLLFDDGTRNKPKKYNYDCVFGEASTQEEVYTVAVAPLVQDVLNGYNAAVFAYGATGSGKTHTMLGPHVRPVRVNPGAQSSSQSQTVAPAAASSPGETPASPSDAPHAAEQPSGLVPSMVQPSSGLMIRAVADIFDYIDRHSCEEAKFRISISYLEIYNELIRDLLNPGGPLELREDNRGNQSVAGLSEVSTASRAEVIQLLLKGNKARTVEPTAANQTSSRSHALLSITVQNLTPAGTKQGRLFMTDLAGSERARKTKNRGKRLQEGAHINRSLLALGNCINALAGGARYVNFRDSKLTRLLKEALSGRCKTVMIAHVSPETRHRDETKNTLVYADRANHITTRLQEPTILEAEEAAAREAFPVAHYQNLVAELRDEVGRLKMKMMTERPRSGAALQRQQQLRQEEDRSTSEEQIKKVELKFLREQIVQTFKQQMKLRRRLLEADSHLLGLELDAERQHMVISHWQSRQGKLYDRLDEDDEEGSDSEGCSALRSAWSELASIEKEVKRYRQIRTTTEHELEECRKKGVTLEDELPERISSDEERELLSLLCRVHELEADKVSLQAERMARQAELRRRDLQLLRAERQRRLCEDIISTQRRIIEEGKVEMPEDLRELYALYQQEIHASTYNSGMQTAAGGFYDAKLPPIFGQERSIYSASSSSGSEWSATSPLPPVDSEGNVVNPDRAMGPPVGPRLPSITRLRNNYGSAQSSGSSDE is encoded by the exons ATGTCCAGGACGCCAGGAAGCAATGGGACCGGATTGCAGCCGGGGATCAACCCGCGCCCGAACAATGTAACCCTACCGTCCCGTGGATTGGCATCTTCGTCGAATGGCAACAATGGTGGCACCAGGCTCCCAACCTCGATACCACCGCCGGGCAATGTGGTCCCGTATGCGCACGGGACGGAAGAACGGCTGATG GTCACCGTCCGAATACGTCCCCTCAGTGACACCAGCGAAACGAACTGTATACAGGCACAGCCGCATCGTGCCGGCTCACTGCTGTTCGACGACGGCACCCGTAATAAGCCGAAAAAGTATAACTACGATTGCGTCTTCGGCGAGGCGTCCACACAG GAGGAAGTTTATACGGTCGCAGTAGCACCGCTGGTGCAGGACGTCCTGAACGGCTATAATGCGGCAGTTTTCGCGTACGGTGCGACCGGTTCCGGTAAAACCCACACCATGCTTGGGCCACACGTACGACCGGTTCGCGTGAACCCTGGCGCTCAGAGCTCGTCCCAGTCCCAGACGgtagcaccagcagcagcatcgtcgCCAGGTGAAACGCCCGCAAGTCCGTCGGATGCACCGCACGCAGCCGAACAGCCATCCGGGCTGGTACCGTCGATGGTACAGCCGAGCAGTGGGCTGATGATACGTGCGGTTGCAGACATCTTCGACTACATCGACCGGCACAGTTGTGAGGAAGCAAAATTTCGG ATCTCAATCTCCTACTTGGAAATTTACAACGAACTCATCCGCGATTTGCTGAACCCGGGTGGTCCACTAGAACTACGCGAGGACAACCGTGGCAACCAATCGGTGGCCGGTCTGTCCGAGGTGTCAACTGCAAGCCGGGCCGAGGTCATCCAACTGCTCCTGAAGGGCAACAAGGCGCGCACAGTAGAACCGACCGCCGCAAACCAAACGTCCTCTCGCAGTCACGCACTGCTGAGCATCACGGTGCAAAATCTAACGCCAGCTGGCACGAAGCAGGGCCGTCTCTTCATGACCGATCTGGCCGGTTCGGAACGGGCgcgcaaaacgaaaaaccgaGGCAAACGGCTCCAGGAAGGTGCCCACATTAACCGCAGCCTGCTAGCGCTCGGCAACTGCATCAATGCACTGGCCGGCGGCGCACGGTACGTGAACTTTCGCGACTCGAAGCTAACGCGCCTGCTGAAGGAAGCGTTGAGCGGACGCTGCAAAACGGTCATGATTGCGCACGTGTCGCCAGAAACGCGCCATCGGGACGAGACGAAAAATACGCTCGTGTACGCGGATCGGGCGAACCACATCACCACGCGACTACAGGAACCGACCATACTGGAGGCCGAGGAGGCGGCCGCTCGCGAAGCGTTCCCGGTCGCACACTATCAAAACCTGGTCGCGGAGCTACGCGATGAGGTCGGCCGGCtcaagatgaagatgatgacggAGCGTCCGCGCAGCGGTGCGGCACTCCaacgccagcagcagctgcgcCAGGAGGAGGACCGTTCAACCTCGGAGGAACAAATCAAGAAGGTCGAGCTGAAGTTTTTGCGCGAGCAAATTGTACAAACGTTCAAGCAGCAGATGAAGCTACGGCGCCGCTTGCTGGAGGCTGACAGCCATCTGTTGGGGTTAGAATTGGATGCGGAACGGCAGCATATGGTGATTTCGCACTGGCAAAGCCGGCAGGGTAAGCTGTACGATCGGCTGGATGAAGATGACGAAGAAG GCTCCGATTCGGAAGGATGTTCGGCGCTACGGTCCGCCTGGAGCGAACTGGCTTCGATCGAAAAGGAGGTCAAACGATATCGTCAGATAAGGACTACGACAGAGCACGAGCTGGAAGAATGTCGGAAGAAGGGAGTTACATTAGAAGAT GAACTTCCGGAACGCATCAGCAGCGATGAGGAGCGTGAGTTGCTATCCTTGCTGTGCCGGGTACATGAGCTGGAAGCTGACAAGGTGTCACTACAGGCGGAACGAATGGCTCGCCAGGCCGAGTTACGGCGCCGGGACTTGCAGCTACTGCGGGCGGAACGACAGCGGCGTCTGTGCGAGGACATTATCAGCACCCAACGGCGCATCATAGAAG AGGGCAAAGTGGAGATGCCGGAAGATCTGCGCGAGCTGTACGCACTGTACCAGCAGGAGATTCATGCGAGTACGTACAACAGTGGCATGCAAACTGCTGCGGGAGGTTTTTATGATGCTAAGCTGCCACCAATCTTTGGACAGGAGCGAAG CATCTATTCCGCCAGTTCTAGCTCTGGTTCCGAATGGTCAGCTACGTCTCCTTTACCGCCAGTAGACTCGGAAGGTAATGTGGTCAACCCCGACCGTGCGATGGGACCACCAGTCGGGCCAAGGTTACCATCCATCACACGACTTCGCAACAACTATGGCAGTGCACAGAGCAGCGGATCAAGTGACGAGTGA
- the LOC126558676 gene encoding inositol polyphosphate 1-phosphatase has translation MSAISLLKELLKASEKAANIARVCRRNQRLFSLLIQEKEKDESNSRFDHDFKTLADCLIQEMIKYDIGKQFPELRDNIRGEENAKFTNTAGDSVIVTVTDDPGNTCAVLEKILNGDSEAAAALVDEVYRDVELDLEALEIPTDSIPLDNSWSELGIWIDPIDGTAEYIKGEEKLTKFPNIASAGLKCCTVLIGVYETCQGTPILGVINQPFADRVSEPDEEHDRYDGKIYWGMSIGDLKFNNIAPHEPDARIAILSPSEQSKYVEFIRNQLKYDVIYSSGAGYKILKIATGEAELFLLSKGTTYKWDTCAPQAILRSMNGDLFNLQDTLINKSVKKISYQDRKVTRNLGGLIAYQNIDKLREFLKL, from the exons ATGTCTGCCATCAGCCTGTTGAAGGAGTTGCTCAAGGCATCCGAAAAGGCTGCCAACATCGCACGTGTGTGTCGACGCAATCAGCGCCTGTTCAGCTTGCTGATacaggagaaggaaaaggatgAATCGAACTCGCGCTTTGATCACGATTTCAAAACCCTAGCCGACTGTCTGATACAGGAGATGATAAAGTACGACATTGGCAAGCAG TTTCCAGAATTACGTGACAACATCCGTGGGGAAGAAAACGCTAAGTTTACCAATACGGCGGGTGATTCGGTTATCGTGACGGTGACGGACGATCCGGGTAACACGTGTGCGGTGCTGGAAAAG ATTCTGAACGGTGACAGCGAAGCGGCAGCAGCCCTCGTCGACGAGGTGTACCGAGATGTGGAGCTCGATCTGGAAGCGCTAGAAATACCGACCGACTCCATACCGTTGGACAACAGCTGGTCCGAGCTGGGCATCTGGATCGATCCGATCGATGGCACTGCCGAGTACATCAAGGGCGAGGAAAAGTTAACTAAATTCCCGAACATTGCATCCGCTGGCCTAAAATGTTGCACCGTACTGATAGGGGTGTACGAAACGTGCCAGGGTACACCAATACTGGGCGTTATCAATCAACCGTTTGCGGACCGGGTAAGCGAACCGGACGAGGAGCACGATCGGTACGATGGGAAAATCTACTGGGGTATGTCGATAGGAGATTTGAAGTTTAACAACATTGCACCGCACGAACCGGACGCGCGCATTGCAATACTTTCACCGTCCGAACAGTCGAAGTACGTTGAATTCATACGGAATCAGCTAAAGTATGACGTTATCTATTCGTCCGGCGCAGGCTACAAGATACTGAAGATAGCTACGGGCGAGGCGGAACTGTTTCTTTTAAGCAAAGGCACTACGTACAAGTGGGACACTTGTGCACCGCAAGCGATTCTACGTTCCATGAACGGGGACTTATTTAACCTGCAGGACACGCTTATTAACAAGTCAGTGAAGAAAATCTCCTACCAAGATCGCAAGGTAACGCGCAATCTAGGCGGACTGATTGCCTACCAGAACATCGACAAGCTGCGAGAATTTCTCAAACTGTAA
- the LOC126557821 gene encoding abl interactor 2: MDDLITLIRTEIPEGRKNLQESFSNLERVAEYCEDTYYRSDNKKASLEETKNYTTQSLASVAYQINTLAFNFLQLMDLQATQMAEMESQMNHISQTVMIHKEKVARREIGVLTANKISSRQYKIVAPLNPEKPIKYVRKPIDYTLLDDVGHGIALTNNNQKKHRVSSQGSIQTTISPNVSVGPPPTTKPPTPPQMTRSAGHSGTLGKPVSNTGTLGKASREYRTPPVVVPPQVPSHYAPNYPVGHPRRTSSSGGAERGPGYSALPMPMPPSQVVMHHPPQIGMVHPMQSGPVMQHQSTFEERNSMPPPPSPLTVTHELPDHSHIGMHTLSRNMPRPGSQSPPLPPPPPPEESDHADFGRPRNTQNSLVAPIVPDDQNLPGWVPKNYIEKVVAIYDYYADKDDELSFQESSVLYVLKKNDDGWWEGVMDGVTGLFPGNYVEPCV; this comes from the exons ATGGATGACTTGATCACGCTAATTCGTACGGAGATTCCCGAGGGACGGAAAAATCTGCAGGAAAGTTTTTCCAATCTCGAACGGGTGGCGGAATATTGTGAGGATACGTATTATCG CTCCGACAACAAGAAAGCATCACTGGAGGAGACGAAAAACTACACAACGCAATCGCTGGCCAGCGTAGCGTACCAAATCAACACGCTCGCCTTTAACTTTCTGCAGTTGATGGATCTGCAGGCGACCCAAATGGCTGAGATGGAGTCGCAGATGAATCATATCTCGCAGACGGTAATGATCCACAAGGAAAAGGTGGCACGGCGCGAGATTGGCGTACTGACGGCGAACAAGATAAGCTCGCGGCAGTACAAAATTGTCGCCCCGCTCAACCCGGAGAAACCGATCAAGTACGTGCGCAAACCGATTGACTACACGCTGCTGGATGATGTGGGCCATGGGATCGCGCTGACCAACAATAATCAGAAAAAGCATCGCGTCTCGAGCCAGGGCTCGATCCAGACGACGATTTCGCCGAACGTATCGGTTGGTCCGCCACCAACGACCAAACCTCCTACACCGCCACAAATGACGCGCAGTGCAGGACACTCGGGTACGCTTGGTAAGCCGGTCAGCAATACCGGTACGTTGGGAAAAGCGTCCCGGGAATATCGTACACCGCCGGTCGTTGTACCGCCCCAAGTGCCGTCACACTACGCGCCAAACTATCCGGTAGGTCATCCACGGCGAACCTCCAGCAGCGGGGGGGCTGAACGGGGCCCGGGATATAGCGCACTACCGATGCCGATGCCACCGAGTCAGGTGGTGATGCATCATCCGCCCCAGATTGGAATGGTACACCCAATGCAGTCCGGACCGGTTATGCAACATCAGTCAACATTCGAAGAGCGTAACAGTATGCCTC CACCTCCTTCACCGCTCACTGTAACACATGAGCTGCCGGACCACAGTCACATCGGTATGCACACGTTGAGCCGTAACATGCCACGTCCAGGCTCCCAATCGCCACCActgccgccaccgccaccgccagaGGAATCGGACCACGCCGACTTTGGACGTCCGCGCAATACGCAGAACAGTCTAGTCGCACCGATTGTGCCGGACGATCAAAACTTGCCCGGCTGGGTACCGAAGAACTATATCGAGAAGGTCGTCGCCATCTACGACTACTACGCGGACAAGGATGACGAGCTTAGCTTTCAGGAGAGCTCGGTACTGTATGTGCTGAAGAAGAACGACGATGGATGGTGGGAGGGCGTTATGGACGGTGTGACGGGCCTTTTCCCGGGCAACTATGTAGAACCGTGCGTTTAG
- the LOC126562664 gene encoding meiosis-specific nuclear structural protein 1-like gives MKLPYYPSRQKQQQLKQNALCKAVESNRTNANYQKDFDQIQRNCLENWRKQTAEQTKREHEIEQRQIAQRREAERRQWLLDEQEKTHQLQEANRQKINEEKLRQQLRESNQEMRLLESKLRAAYVAKGIAEQIAEAELRKKADRLQALKEMEEFDKLKKENIVYMKQKQMNEENEKRMLRSVLQQQIDESRSVKKCLYEEFLVEKSYLDAVVKKIQEEYLEAIQRKLKQQQCTRQEMEYFQEAKQTWKERQAFLDEEENERIRKYAQEKDRLKQLKQQQKQESEQKRDQLNRAMIAELEKEITDQRNREEMLQELYIAERNEKEETKRQLELEEQIRKRVAIRLDLERQLVENSCQRELLAEEEKRFREDQIKLWAERDRIDMMSNEKRHRKMMEYRRHVQELLEDRRKRRMEEVKTLLEQEERQKQEDRRRQEILEEERIKLLKEHATALLGFFPPGVLRETDREFIPLPKLNKTTK, from the exons ATGAAACTTCCATAC TATCCCTCGCGccagaagcaacagcagctgaaGCAAAATGCACTGTGCAAAGCGGTTGAAAGTAATCGCACCAATGCCAACTATCAGAAAGATTTCGATCAAATACAGCGCAACTGCTTGGAGAACTGGCGAAAGCAGACCGCAGAACAGACCAAACGTGAGCACGAAATTGAACAGCGACAAATCGCACAAAGGCGGGAAGCGGAACGGCGACAGTGGCTGCTCGACGAGCAGGAAAAGACCCACCAGCTACAGGAAGCTAACCGGCAAAAGATCAACGAAGAAAAGCTCCGTCAACAGCTTCGCGAATCAAATCAAGAAATGCGTCTGCTCGAGTCAAAACTGCGTGCAGCGTACGTGGCTAAAGGCATTGCGGAGCAAATTGCTGAAGCAGAGCTGAGAAAGAAAGCGGACCGATTGCAGGCGCTCAAGGAGATGGAAGAGTTCGAtaaattgaagaaagaaaatatcgTCTAcatgaagcaaaagcaaatgaacGAAGAGAACGAGAAGCGCATGCTTCGCTCCGTACTGCAGCAGCAGATAGATGAAAGCCGTTCggtgaaaaaatgtttgtacGAAGAATTTCTCGTGGAAAAAAGCTATCTCGATGCGGtggtgaaaaaaatacaagaagAGTACCTGGAAGCGATACAGCGGAagttgaagcagcagcagtgtaccCGGCAGGAGATGGAATATTTCCAGGAAGCGAAGCAAACGTGGAAGGAACGACAAGCGTTTTTGGACGAGGAAGAAAATGAACGGATTAGAAAGTATGCCCAGGAGAAGGATCGTTTAAAGCAGCTGAAGCAACAGCAGAAGCAGGAAAGCGAGCAAAAGCGAGACCAGCTTAACAGGGCCATGATCGCTGAGCTGGAAAAGGAAATT ACGGACCAAAGAAATCGCGAAGAGATGCTGCAGGAACTATACATCGCGGAACGGAATGAAAAGGAAGAGACCAAGCGTCAGCTCGAGCTGGAAGAGCAAATACGTAAACGGGTAGCGATCCGGCTCGATCTCGAAAGGCAACTGGTAGAAAATAGTTGCCAACGGGAGTTGCTAGCCGAGGAGGAGAAACGGTTCCGGGAGGATCAAATCAAGCTGTGGGCGGAACGGGATCGTATCGATATGATGTCGAATGAAAAACGGCACCGGAAGATGATGGAGTACAGACGGCACGTCCAGGAGCTGCTAGAAGATAGAAGGAAGCGGCGCATGGAGGAGGTGAAAACATTGCTGGAGCAGGAAGAGCGCCAGAAGCAGGAAGACCGTCGAAGGCAAGAGATTCTTGAGGAGGAAAGGATTAAGCTGTTGAAGGAGCATGCGACAGCCTTGTTGGGCTTTTTCCCGCCCGGTGTGTTGCGCGAAACAGATCGAGAATTTATACCGCTGCCGAAGCTGAATAAAACTACCAAGTAG